Proteins encoded together in one Catellatospora citrea window:
- a CDS encoding helix-turn-helix domain-containing protein: MDTAQTLDRGLRLLTLVADTPGGLTVTEAANRLGVGRAVVYRLVTTLTEHSLVRRDSSGRLRLGLGLLHLARRAQPLLADAALPALRRLADQVHATAHLTVADGDEAVAVAVVEPSSTMFHVAYRTGSRHPLASGAAGRAILSDAAGWTVSTGELQPGAYGIAARIHHVEGLRASVGVVALAPLDTPTVGPLVVAAATTITTALT; this comes from the coding sequence GTGGACACCGCACAGACGCTCGACCGTGGGCTGCGCCTGCTGACCCTGGTCGCGGACACCCCCGGCGGGCTGACCGTCACCGAGGCCGCCAACCGCCTCGGCGTCGGCCGCGCCGTGGTGTACCGGCTGGTCACCACGCTCACCGAGCACTCGCTGGTGCGCCGCGACTCCAGCGGCCGGCTGCGGCTCGGCCTGGGCCTGCTGCACCTGGCCCGGCGCGCCCAGCCGCTGCTGGCCGACGCGGCGCTGCCCGCCCTGCGGCGCCTGGCCGACCAGGTCCACGCCACGGCCCACCTCACCGTCGCCGACGGCGACGAGGCGGTCGCGGTCGCCGTCGTCGAACCCAGCTCGACGATGTTCCACGTCGCCTACCGCACCGGCTCCCGGCACCCGCTCGCCTCCGGCGCCGCCGGCCGCGCCATCCTCTCCGACGCCGCCGGCTGGACCGTCTCCACCGGCGAACTCCAACCCGGCGCGTACGGCATCGCCGCCCGCATCCACCACGTGGAAGGCCTCCGCGCCTCCGTCGGCGTGGTCGCCCTCGCCCCCCTCGACACCCCCACCGTCGGCCCCCTCGTCGTAGCCGCCGCCACCACCATC